In Salvelinus alpinus chromosome 30, SLU_Salpinus.1, whole genome shotgun sequence, a single genomic region encodes these proteins:
- the LOC139560674 gene encoding zinc finger E-box-binding homeobox 1-like isoform X3 translates to MATCAVTNYNNVVEGQSDSDDEDKLHIVEEDPDGDSTVPDDASVVLTQNGTETHQDTWDGVKEDCGSEEEDEEEGEEGEEEEGGKDALVEEMLQQGDTAVIYPEAPEDEQKSMAERRVPDENGTPDALSQLLTCPYCSRGYKRCTALKEHIKLRHEKSEDNFSCSQCSYTFAYRTQLDRHMTQHKTQHKEPVQRHMPQTTATTGGNRKFMCTECSKAFKYKHHLKEHLRIHSGEKPYECPNCKKRFSHSGSYSSHISSKKCVGMVPVNGTPRPVMKASQTPTTQNQLSGTAPVAPTRLLLRGEKTDGKPLQEQLPVNQIKSEPVEYEYKPVAVGPNGAAGTNGTVFTGGMAVSQGTALPQGMVQAVVLPTVGLMSPISINLSDLQNVLKVAMDGNVFRQVLGTANGLVTSKQGVVGQAGQQVISAISLPGFVDQDGTTKIIINYTLEPSLAQQPSAPQLLKKEPPPAPTTTNTQPASKVTEKLTQALSIIKTEQPDSESEKEMEKDEARAEAEQSKEGETPKAQTGKTTCLLCDDCPGGLDALHMLQHCKPTNGEGGDGSPLDPSIAALLAEAGITPGQPPLKNLLSLLKAYFALNAEPTEEELAKISDNVSLPVDIVKKWFEKMQSGQTTAEPPGSSSPLPSTGPSTETQAAQEKSGEQTEEQLASAQTQETSSSQPPNSSPASTSASPLVSASAPSPLNLSSSGQVIVKTEEDSEGESQDLPLDLSLPRQPQSEPQVPHVPQEQPLNLTCLKKETPQLQSQLQAQLQAQLQPQLQAQLQAQLPGFQTQLQAQGTTNTIYVTSPSQMATSSPVNIMTTQLVAITNQGSGVPCLRAISTGTTKRTILIPQLTYTYTTKACSNATGADGAQKTVILNGCQEEEKADTSSESVSAVEEQNDSDSAPPQRKMRRLESGMYACDLCDKIFQKSSSLLRHKYEHTGKRPHECGICNKAFKHKHHLIEHTRLHSGEKPYRCDKCGKCFSHSGSYSQHMNHRYSYCKKEPQGDHQVGRRLRMTPETSPRAEEQQSDSRPTSPPSQLDSDERESEEELEEEEGEEEGMEAMSMDDIRVVQVGEDGEDGEIYEVEEFGEERQEEEEEGSREEEAQQEEEEGQQEEEEEGRREEEKSVQQEQVCEEEEEGRREEEEEEGRREEEAHQEEEEWRREEESREESVQQEKDVYEEEEEMEVQVMGDGEGEEGVAETETVVTEKAKETEDKEPHVDKENITDTLENGQKETEENKMNSE, encoded by the exons TGAAGGAGGACTGTGGCtctgaagaggaggatgaggaggaaggggaagagggggaggaggaggaggggggtaaaGATGCCCTGGTAGAGGAGATGCTACAGCAGGGGGATACAGCGGTCATCTACCCCGAAGCTCCAGAGGACGAGCAGAAGAGCATGGCTGAGAGAAGGGTCCCAGACGAGAATG GCACGCCAGACGCTCTTTCCCAGCTCCTGACCTGCCCGTACTGCTCGCGGGGCTACAAGCGCTGCACCGCCCTGAAGGAGCACATCAAGCTGCGCCACGAGAAGAGCGAGGACAACTTCAGCTGCTCCCAGTGCAGCTACACCTTCGCCTACCGCACACAGCTGGACCGTCATATGACCCAACACAAGACTCAACACAAGGAACCTGTACAG cGCCACATGCCCCAAACCACGGCAACAACAGGGGGGAATAGGAAGTTCATGTGTACAGAGTGTTCCAAGGCTTTTAAATACAAGCACCACCTGAAGGAGCACCTACGTATTCACAGCG GAGAGAAGCCATACGAGTGCCCCAACTGTAAGAAGAGGTTTTCCCACTCGGGGTCCTACAGCTCCCACATCAGCAGTAAGAAGTGTGTTGGCATGGTGCCTGTCAACGGTACCCCCCGACCAGTCATGAAGGCCTCCCAGACCCCCACCACCCAGAACCAGCTTTCTGGCACTGCCCCCGTAGCTCCTACCCGACTGCTCCTCCGGGGGGAGAAGACAGATGGCAAGCCCCTTCAGGAGCAGCTCCCCGTCAACCAGATCAAATCAGAGCCGGTGGAATATGAGTACAAGCCGGTAGCGGTGGGGCCCAACGGGGCAGCAGGGACTAACGGGACAGTGTTTACCGGTGGCATGGCCGTATCCCAGGGCACGGCGCTGCCACAGGGCATGGTCCAAGCGGTGGTACTGCCCACCGTTGGTTTGATGTCTCCTATCAGTATTAATCTCAGCGACCTGCAGAACGTACTCAAG GTGGCCATGGATGGGAACGTGTTTCGCCAGGTGCTGGGGACGGCCAACGGGCTGGTGACGTCCAAGCAGGGGGTGGTGGGGCAGGCTGGGCAGCAGGTCATCTCAGCCATCAGCCTCCCTGGCTTCGTGGACCAAGACGGAACCACCAAGATCATTATTAACTACACCCTGGAGCCCAGCTTGGCCCAACAGCCCAGCGCACCTCAGCTCCTCAAGAAGGAACCTCCCCCTGCCcccaccaccacaaacacacagccaGCCTCCAAAGTAACAGAGAAACTCACCCAGGCCCTCAGCATCATCAAGACCGAGCAGCCCGACTCTGAGTctgagaaggagatggagaaagacgAGGCTCGGGCCGAGGCAGAGCAGAGTAAGGAGGGTGAAACACCAAAGGCCCAGACAGGCAAGACAACATGTCTGCTGTGTGATGACTGTCCTGGTGGTTTGGATGCTTTGCACATGCTCCAGCACTGTAAACCTACCAATGGGGAGGGGGGCGACGGCAGCCCCCTGGACCCCTCTATCGCCGCCCTGCTGGCAGAAGCAGGGATAACACCAGGCCAGCCCCCTCTGAAGAACCTGCTCTCCCTCCTCAAGGCCTACTTTGCCTTAAACGCAGAGCCCACCGAGGAAGAGCTGGCCAAGATCTCCGACAACGTCAGCTTGCCCGTGGACATAGTCAAGAAATGGTTTGAGAAGATGCAGTCCGGTCAGACTACTGCCGAGCCGCCTGGttcctcttcccctctacctTCAACAGGTCCTAGCACAGAGACCCAGGCGGCCCAAGAGAAGAGCGGCGAGCAGACAGAGGAGCAACTCGCCTCGGCCCAAACCCAGGAGACATCGTCTTCCCAACCTCCCAACAGTTCCCCTGCCTCGACCTCCGCCTCCCCCTTGGTCTCAGCCTCGGCTCCCTCACCActaaacctctcctccagtgGCCAGGTCATCGTGAAAACGGAGGAGGACTCGGAGGGCGAGTCTCAAGATCTTCCCCTGGACCTGTCCCTGCCCAGGCAGCCCCAATCAGAGCCCCAggtcccccatgtcccccaggAGCAACCCCTCAACCTCACCTGTTTGAAGAAGGAAacgccccagctccagtcccagctcCAGGCCCAGCTCCAGGCGCAGCTCCAACCCCAGCTCCAGGCCCAGCTCCAGGCCCAGCTCCCAGGGTTCCAAACCCAGCTCCAGGCTCAGGGAACCACCAACACCATCTACGTCACTTCCCCATCGCAGATGGCCACCTCCAGCCCGGTTAATATCATGACCACCCAGCTAGTAGCCATCACCAACCAGGGCAGCGGCGTGCCCTGTCTCAGGGCCATCTCCACTGGCACCACCAAACGGACTATCCTCATCCCCCAGCTTACCTACACATACACCACTAAAGCATGCAGCAACGCCACTGGGGCCGACGGAGCCCAGAAGACTGTCATACTCAACGGCTGCCAG gaggaggagaaggctgACACCAGTTCGGAGAGCGTGTCGGCGGTCGAGGAGCAGAACGACTCGGACTCAGCACCTCCGCAGAGGAAGATGCGCCGGCTGGAGAGCGGCATGTACGCCTGTGACCTGTGTGACAAGATCTTCCAGAAGAGCAGCTCCCTGCTCAGGCATAAATACGAACACACAG GAAAACGTCCACACGAGTGTGGCATCTGCAACAAAGCCTTCAAACACAAGCACCACTTGATAGAGCACACGCGTCTGCACTCCGGAGAGAAGCCCTACCGGTGTGACAAGTGTGGCAAGTGTTTCTCCCACTCGGGCTCCTACTCCCAGCACATGAACCACCGATACTCATACTGCAAGAAGGAGCCCCAAGGAGATCATCAGGTGGGGCGTCGGCTCAGGATGACCCCCGAAACGAGCCCCCGAGCAGAGGAGCAGCAGTCAGACAGCCggcccacctcccctccctcccaacTGGACTCAGAcgagagggagagtgaggaggagctggaggaagaggaaggagaggaggaaggcatGGAAGCCATGAGCATGGACGACATACGGGTGGTGCAGGTGGGCGAGGACGGCGAAGACGGTGAGATCTACGAGGTGGAGGAGTTTGGAGAGGAGaggcaagaggaggaggaagaagggagcagagaggaggaggcacagcaggaagaggaggagggacagcaggaagaggaggaggaagggaggagagaggaagagaagtcTGTACAGCAGGAGCAGGtgtgtgaggaagaggaggaagggagaagagaggaggaggaggaagaagggaggagagaggaggaggcacaccaggaggaggaggaatggaggagagaggaagagagcagagaggagtctGTACAGCAGGAGAAGGATgtgtatgaggaggaggaggagatggaggtacAAGTGatgggagatggggagggggaggaaggcgtGGCAGAGACGGAAACTGTGGTAACAGAGAAAGCTAAGGAAACAGAGGACAAAGAACCGCATGTGGACAAGGAGAACATTACAGATACATTAGAAAATGGACAGAAAGAAACAGAGGAAAACAAGATGAACAGTGaatga